The proteins below come from a single Melospiza georgiana isolate bMelGeo1 chromosome 4, bMelGeo1.pri, whole genome shotgun sequence genomic window:
- the RPL18A gene encoding 60S ribosomal protein L18a gives MKASGTLREYKVVGRCLPTPKCTTPPLYRMRIFAPNHVVAKSRFWYFVSQLKKMKKSSGEIVYCGQVYEKSPLRVKNFGIWLRYDSRSGTHNMYREYRDLTTAGAVTQCYRDMGARHRARAHSIQIMKVEEIAASKCRRPAVKQFHDSKIKFPLPHRVLRRQHKPRFTTKRPNTFY, from the exons ATGAAGGCGTCGGGCACT CTGCGGGAGTACAAGGTGGTCGGGCGCTGCTTGCCCACGCCGAAATGCACGACCCCTCCTCTGTACCGCATGCGCATCTTCGCTCCGAACCATGTCGTCGCCAAGTCCCGATTCTGGTACTTCGTCTCTCAGctgaagaagatgaagaagtcTTCTGGAGAGATTGTGTACTGCGGACAG GTGTATGAGAAGTCCCCTCTGCGGGTAAAAAACTTTGGTATTTGGTTGCGCTATGATTCTCGTAGTGGGACCCACAACATGTACAGGGAGTACAGAGATTTGACCACTGCGGGTGCTGTCACTCAGTGCT ACCGTGATATGGGAGCCCGTCATCGTGCCCGTGCTCACTCTATCCAGATCATGAAGGTTGAGGAAATTGCTGCCAGCAAGTGCCGCAGACCTGCAGTCAAGCAGTTCCAT GATTCTAAAATCAAGTTCCCGCTGCCACACAGAGTTCTGCGTCGCCAGCACAAACCACGCTTCACCACCAAGAGACCAAATACTTTCTATTAA
- the KICS2 gene encoding KICSTOR subunit 2, which translates to MGESIPLGAPVPVEQAVLETFFSHLGIFSYDKAKDNVEKEREANKSAGSSWLALLAGLAHLAAAEKAYHSMTFLGQKLGGQSFFSRKDSIRTIYTSLHNELKKVVATGHNALGGTAPHLEELLSHLSEQLCFFVQARMEIADFYEKMYTLSTQKFINSEELVNILESILKKYSSRFHHPILSPLESSFQLEVDVLAHLLKAQAQISEWKFLPSLVNLHSAHTKLQTWGQIFEKQRETKKHLFGGQSQKAVQPPHLFLWLMKLKNILLAKFSFYFHEALSRQTTASEMKTLTAKTNPDYFGKISSFIRKYDAVNVSLIFDNRGSESFQGHGYHHPHSYREAPKGVDQYPAVVSLPSDRPVMHWPNVIMIMTDRTSDLNSLEKVVHFYDDKVQSTYFLTRPEPHFTIVVIFESKKSERDYHFISFLNEISHSLKNSKAFASLKPGSKG; encoded by the exons ATGGGGGAGTCGATCCCGCTGGGAGCGCCGGTGCCCGTGGAGCAGGCCGTGCTGGAGACCTTCTTCTCCCACCTGGGCATCTTCTCCTACGACAAGGCCAAGGACAATGTGGAGAAGGAGCGGGAGGCCAACAAGAGCGCGGGCTCCAGCTGGCTGGCGCTGCTGGCCGGGCTGGCGCACCTGGCGGCGGCCGAGAAGGCCTATCACAGCATGACCTTCCTGGGACAGAAGCTAG GTGGTCAGTCATTCTTCAGCCGCAAGGACTCCATCCGAACCATCTACACATCTCTGCACAATGAGCTGAAGAAGGTGGTGGCGACGGGTCACAATGCACTAGGAGGAACAGCTCCTCACTTGGAAGAGCTGCTTTCTCACCTGTCTGAACAGCTCTGTTTTTTTGTTCAGGCTCGGATGGAAATTGCTGacttctatgaaaaaatgtacACGCTCAGCACCCAAAAGTTCATTAACTCTGAGGAACTGGTAAACATTTTGGAATCCATCTTAAAGAAATACAGTTCAAG ATTTCATCATCCAATCCTCAGTCCTCTTGAAAGCAGTTTCCAGCTGGAGGTAGATGTGCTTGCACACCTCTTAAAGGCTCAGGCTCAGATCTCAGAGTGGAAGTTCCTTCCATCCCTGGTCAACTTGCACAGTGCTCACACAAAGCTACAAACCTGGGGCCAAATTTTTGAGAAACAGCGGGAGACCAAGAAGCACCTGTTTGGAGGGCAGTCTCAGAAGGCTGTGCAGCCTCCACACCTCTTCCTCTGGCTCATGAAGCTCAAAAACATTCTCCTTGCCAAGTTTAGCTTTTACTTTCATGAGGCTCTTAGTCGACAGACAACAGcatctgaaatgaaaactttGACTGCTAAAACAAATCCTGATTACTTTGGGAAAATTTCCAGCTTCATCCGGAAGTACGATGCTGTCAACGTTTCCTTAATTTTTGACAATCGTGGATCAGAGAGTTTTCAGGGACACGGTTATCATCATCCCCATTCATACAGGGAAGCCCCCAAGGGCGTGGATCAGTATCCTGCAGTGGTGTCTCTGCCCAGTGACAGGCCTGTTATGCACTGGCCCAATGTCATCATGATTATGACTGATAGAACCTCTGACCTCAACAGTTTGGAGAAGGTTGTTCACTTCTACGATGACAAAGTCCAAAGCACCTACTTTCTGACTCGCCCTGAACCTCACTTTACCATTGTAGTTATTTTTGAGTCCAAGAAGTCAGAAAGGGACtatcattttatttcttttctcaatGAAATTTCACATTCCCTTAAGAACTCCAAAGCTTTTGCAAGTTTGAAACCTGGATCCAAAGGGTGA